The sequence GTCAAACATCTTCGGATGCACGTACAAAGTATAAATAGGAACGTCTATTGCGACAACTCTTTTATTCCGGTCTACAATTTGACGGCGAGGAATAAAAGGACGCATACTGAACATCTGCTGATTTCGCGCCTTTTTAGTTAGTGTTGCACCGTCAACAATTTGCAAACGATACAAGTTTATTCCCAAACCCAAGCAAGCAACTATTAATACACCCCAAACCATAAACAATCTGATTTTCGGGTTTGGTGCAACTTTTGGAGATTTTGCGCTAAATTTCCGTTGATTTTTACCTCTGGGAGTATTGCGATTCAAAGGAGATTGTGAGTAATTTCTTCTGGGAATTCTATTGGTTTTACCTGGAAATTTTTGCATAAAGCTGCTCCTTCATGAGGTTCTTGGGGCAAAGAAAGCACTAACAATCCTTCAGATTTTTTCTCCACTCACCCAAAGGTATTCTGTTTTAACATTTAAACAGGCGAAGTGCATTTAAACTAAAAACTAAAAACTAAAAACTAAAAACTAAAAACTAAAAAACTAAATTAAAAAATGGAGATAGCATCAATCTATCAATGAATTATTGGTTTCAATATCCCATTGGGTTTGAAGGTTGTTCCACTGTTTCCTTCATTTCTTTGTCAATTGATTGAGAACTTGATGGTGTAGTTTCTTCCAAAAAAATGGTATTTGCTGGAGTTGGTGATACGAAGCCAGAATGTGGTTTCTCAGCTTCTATTGCCATTCTATTTTTCAGAATTTCGTCATGTTTTGTCAGCTGACGCTCATCTCGTTGTAATTCTTGTAATTTTTTGTACGAACGGCTCCAAAGATGTTGCGAGTATACTGTCCACCCATAAACAACCAGAGTTGCGCTGACTAATAAGAAAGTTATAACCGCACTGTGACGGTGAAGTGAATTCCAACGCATCAACCATACAGGTATTTTGGAACCATCCGGCATTACAGGTATAGCTCTACGATCGCGATTCGCAGAATTTTTATGATTGATACCGTTATTTACAATGCGTTGGGGTTTAGCTTTTGTTGATGCCGGAGTCCGAACAACAGTCGAACCAGTTTTTGACCAGAAAGATGGGGTAGGACGTTTTTGTCTGTTTACAAGTCCCGGAGAGGTTTTTGTTAAAGGTGGAAGATTCGCACGCTCATTTGTCCTATAACCTCTGAAGTTGCTTTCTCCACCAGTAGAATCTCGTCCCAACCAGCGCTTTTTCCCTCTTAGATTTGATTTACGAATAGTAGCCATAAGTTTTTATTTTAGAAATACTGTACTTTAGATAGAGATGAAAGGTTAATGTCGCCCAAGTTATTTTTGCTACAAGCTATTGACTTAGTATCTTACTGTGTTCTCCAATTGCTTGAAGAAATAACACTGGTCAACTCGAATGTTACGAAAGCTATAATTTTATAATTACGTCGCCGCATCATAGCATCTAAAGTATAAGAATATCCATCGCTCGTAGACATAATACTTCCGTAATATCGTAATTTCTGGTATGATATCGTTTTTTGTAATCAAAATAACTCAAAAAATCGATCTAGGACTAAAGTGACAAAAGATTAGCGCTAATATTAACTACAAAAACAACTTTCCTAAGTAATGGTCAGTATAAAAATGAATAATTTTGTTTATAAAAGCTAATTAAAACTACAATATTTAAAAAAATCAGCTTTTAAGGTATCTTATTCAACAGGCTATAAATAGATCTTGACTAAATTGGTGAAAGAGGAGTTATGAAAATAAAAGTCTTTGGTTTTGCTTTATTGTTAGGTTTGGCTACCGCTCTGGGAGCTTGCGAAAATGCAGAGGAACCTGCAACTACAGAAACTCCAGTTGGAGAGCCTACAGATGCTCCTGCTGCAACCCCCGAACCAACCGCTACCCCGTAGTTGACAGTAATTATTTAAACTACTGTCGCCATGTTTTGAGGCTCGCTCCTCACTTCCTTTTGATTGATTACCCACAAGCAGTTTTATCCAATTAAACTGTTGTGAACTTCAAAATTTGAGAATAGGGTATCGTGGTTTGGGAGTAATATCTTTAGTTTTCCCTTTATGGCTTCGGTAAATAAATATAAACCTGGTAATGATTATCGAGATTGCCAGGTTTTTATGTTTATATTTTTGGTGATGGGGTTCCTTATCGGATTTATTGTTAGAACATAGAAATTTATGATTATTTTCTCAACAAGATAATAGAAAATGCAACACTACAACACTTATTGATTAAAAGTTATACTTTCAAAATTATAAATAGTTAAATTAAACTTAAATATTCATACTTTAAGGATTTTTAGTATCCTTGAACTATGTATAACAAACTAAGAAATGAGAAGAAAAGAAACTTATAAAGCAGTTTTACTGATACTTATAACTGCTGTGTCACCGGTCATTTTTCAATTGTTTGCATACCATAAAGGGTTCGTAATTGCATTGCCCCCAAAGGAAGATATCCCCGAAGAAATATTGCGAACGGAAATTATTCTCGAAGCGCGATCGCCGATTGACGGTAAACTTCTAAGTGCAGCAGAATATGCTCAGTTGCAAGCTCAATTAAAAACACGCCCCTACCCTCCGAAGCTTAGTCCTAAAGTACGGGAAACAGTTTTTTTTCTACGTTTACTCAAAATATTAAAAACACTTTTCCCTTTTGTGGATTTTTAATTAGATAATGATAAAGGGAATTAGGAGTTGCGAATAGCTTGTCAATAATTAATTTTCCTTGTTCCCTGGCACATTTGTGCATCTTTCTTCCTCAAGAGGCGGGCAAAAATTACAAATAAATGTAAAGAATATATGTAGATATACAAAACGTAAATTCATTAATTCATAATATCCAACGTAATTAGCTCCATGACTATGACCACTATTGCCCCAGAACAGGTTAACAGCATCATCAACAACCAGCATAGCGACCCTTTCAAAATACTTGGTTCCCACAAAATAGAGAAGGATGGCAAAAACGTCTGGGTTGTGCGAGCTTATTTGCCTACCGCAAGTGCTGCTTGGGTTGTTCTTCCAGAAGAGCGTAAGGAAGAACCGATGCAAAGCGTGCATGACCCTCATTTCTTTGAATGCACGGTAGATGCTGAAGAATTAGCTAACTATCAACTTAAGATTAAAGAAGAAGACCAAGAACGGGTATTCTATGACGCTTATGCTTTTAATTCTCCCAAGCTAACAGAATTCGATTTGCACCTGTTTAATGAAGGAAATCATCACCGAATTTATGAGAAATTAGGAGCGCATTTCACTGAAATTAAAGGTGTAAAAGGCGTTTATTTTGCGGTTTGGGCACCGAATGCGCGTAATGTATCGATTTTGGGAGACTTCAACAGTTGGGATGGACGCAAGCATCAAATGCGTAAAGGTCCCACTGGAGTATGGGAGCTATTTATTCCCGGATTGGAGGTAGGAGAGCATTACAAATACGAAATCAAAAATACCGCAGGACATATTTACGAAAAATCTGACCCCTACGGTTTTGCTCAGGAAGTTCGTCCTAAAACTGCTTCTATTGTTACTGACTTAGATGCTTATAAGTGGAATGACAGCGAATGGATGGAAAAACGCCGTCATAGCGATCCACTTTCCGAACCAATTTCAGTTTATGAACTACATTTAGGTTCGTGGTTGCACGCCGGTACTGACGAACCATCCTTACTACCAGATGGTACATCCGAGCCTGTAGTACAGGTTTCTGAACTTAAAACTGGCGCGCGTTTTCTAACTTATCGGGAATTGGCGGCAAAACTGATTCCTTATGTTAAAGAATTAGGCTATACCCATATTGAAATGCTGCCAGTAGCCGAACATCCATTTGATGGTTCTTGGGGATATCAAGTAACTGGTTATTACGCTCCTACTTCCCGTTATGGCAGTCCTGAAGACTTTATGTACTTTGTGGATGAATGTCATAAAAACGGCATTGGCGTGCTTGTGGATTGGGTTCCCGGTCACTTTCCTAAAGATGGGCATGGTTTAGCCTTCTTTGACGGTACTCATCTTTACGAACATGCAGATCCTCGTAAGGGCGAACATAAAGAGTGGGGAACTCTAGTATTTAATTATTCGCGTCATGAAGTACGTAATTTTCTGACAGCGAATGCTTTATTTTGGTTTGATAAATATCATATTGACGGTATTCGCGTTGATGCAGTGGCTTCAATGCTTTATTTAGATTACTGTCGCGAACCCGGTACCTGGGTTGCAAATGAATATGGTGGTAGAGAAAATTTAGAAGCAGTAGAATTTATTCGCAGCGTAAATCACCTCATTTTTAGTTACTTCCCCGGTTCGCTATCCATTGCAGAAGAATCTACTTCATGGCCGATGGTATCTTGGCCTACATACACCGGTGGATTGGGCTTTAACCTGAAGTGGAATATGGGTTGGATGCATGACATGCTCGATTACTTCAGCATGGACCCCTGGTTCCGTCAGTTCCACCAAAATAATCTGACTTTTAGTATGTGGTATCACCACAGCGAAAACTTTATGTTGGCGCTGTCCCATGACGAAGTGGTGCATGGTAAGAGTAATATTATCGGGAAAATGCCCGGAGATAGATGGCAGAAGTTCGCAAATGCGCGTTGTTTATTTGCCTATATGTTTGCTCATCCCGGTAAGAAAACCATGTTTATGAGCATGGAATTTGGACAGTGGAGCGAATGGAATGTTTGGGCAGATTTGGAATGGAGCTTAATGCAGTTTGAGCCACACCAACAGCTCAAAATATTCTTCCAAGATTTAAATAAACTTTACCGCAACGAACCTGCTTTATACACTCAAGACTTTGAGGAAGCAGGGTTTCAATGGATTGACTGTAGCGACAATCGTCATAGCGTAGTTTCATTTATCCGTCGCGATAAAGATTCGGATGGTTTTGTTGTTGCTATTTGTAATTTCACCCCGCAACCCCATTCCCACTACCGCATCGGTGTACCAGAGCCTGGATTCTACACTGAATTATTTAACAGCGATGCCCGAGAATACGGCGGTAGCAACATGGGTAATTTAGGCGGTAAGTGGACTGATAGCTGGTCAATGCACAATCAAGAACACTCCTTGGATTTATGTCTTCCACCTTTAGGAGTATTAGTTTTGAAATTGGATCGAAATAAAACTGGTGAGGTGATGGAAGAAGAGTAAAAGGTAGGCTGGTTTGATTAAGGAGAGACGTAGCGTTGGTCTGTTCCTTAAAAACTGATAGTTTTGATCGCACATTCGCTTGGG comes from Rivularia sp. PCC 7116 and encodes:
- the glgB gene encoding 1,4-alpha-glucan branching enzyme; translation: MTTIAPEQVNSIINNQHSDPFKILGSHKIEKDGKNVWVVRAYLPTASAAWVVLPEERKEEPMQSVHDPHFFECTVDAEELANYQLKIKEEDQERVFYDAYAFNSPKLTEFDLHLFNEGNHHRIYEKLGAHFTEIKGVKGVYFAVWAPNARNVSILGDFNSWDGRKHQMRKGPTGVWELFIPGLEVGEHYKYEIKNTAGHIYEKSDPYGFAQEVRPKTASIVTDLDAYKWNDSEWMEKRRHSDPLSEPISVYELHLGSWLHAGTDEPSLLPDGTSEPVVQVSELKTGARFLTYRELAAKLIPYVKELGYTHIEMLPVAEHPFDGSWGYQVTGYYAPTSRYGSPEDFMYFVDECHKNGIGVLVDWVPGHFPKDGHGLAFFDGTHLYEHADPRKGEHKEWGTLVFNYSRHEVRNFLTANALFWFDKYHIDGIRVDAVASMLYLDYCREPGTWVANEYGGRENLEAVEFIRSVNHLIFSYFPGSLSIAEESTSWPMVSWPTYTGGLGFNLKWNMGWMHDMLDYFSMDPWFRQFHQNNLTFSMWYHHSENFMLALSHDEVVHGKSNIIGKMPGDRWQKFANARCLFAYMFAHPGKKTMFMSMEFGQWSEWNVWADLEWSLMQFEPHQQLKIFFQDLNKLYRNEPALYTQDFEEAGFQWIDCSDNRHSVVSFIRRDKDSDGFVVAICNFTPQPHSHYRIGVPEPGFYTELFNSDAREYGGSNMGNLGGKWTDSWSMHNQEHSLDLCLPPLGVLVLKLDRNKTGEVMEEE